In a genomic window of Nocardia fluminea:
- a CDS encoding DUF4192 domain-containing protein, with amino-acid sequence MTPSTNPTRRAERTGPFPRALGCAESTPRYPGGLPRPPLRVDEPGELIAALPAMLGFVPERSLVVAVLHEVAGGAAEAIEAVVRFDLDVATDIRLLDQFTACLASICLREEATGVLAVFVEDRAEFEGEEVLRAAELIDALAEDGIAVRGAWSVPAIAAGQRYRSVFGTVGSGLVTDPSSSLVAVSHVLEGKQIRGSRREMTALMIPDELLGARVRAQLGPADARYRAGLAAAARAGNAVAYQRRALEWVLWQIADTASGAPRAARELARLAATLRDRPIRDAVYGLAVGDHAEAAERLWAQLVRAASGTDRAEAAALLGFSAYLRGDGPFAGVAIAAAVEADAEHAMAVLLETSLQTGLRPERLRRLALCGHQIAADLGVDIGPITL; translated from the coding sequence ATGACGCCTTCGACGAACCCCACCCGGCGGGCCGAGCGCACCGGCCCGTTTCCCCGCGCACTCGGCTGCGCCGAATCCACTCCCCGCTATCCCGGCGGACTGCCGCGCCCACCACTGCGGGTCGACGAACCCGGTGAACTCATCGCCGCCCTGCCCGCGATGCTCGGTTTCGTCCCCGAACGGTCCCTCGTCGTGGCCGTGCTGCACGAGGTGGCGGGCGGGGCGGCCGAAGCGATCGAGGCGGTCGTGCGCTTCGACCTCGACGTGGCCACCGACATCCGGCTCCTCGACCAGTTCACCGCCTGCCTGGCGTCGATCTGCCTGCGCGAGGAGGCGACCGGGGTACTCGCCGTCTTCGTCGAGGACCGAGCCGAGTTCGAGGGCGAGGAAGTCCTGCGGGCGGCGGAGCTGATCGATGCGTTGGCCGAGGACGGGATCGCGGTCCGGGGCGCCTGGTCGGTGCCCGCGATCGCGGCGGGGCAGCGCTACCGCAGTGTGTTCGGGACGGTCGGATCCGGTCTTGTCACCGATCCGTCCTCCTCGCTCGTCGCCGTGTCACATGTGCTGGAAGGCAAGCAGATTCGTGGTTCGCGCCGCGAGATGACGGCGCTGATGATTCCCGACGAACTGCTGGGCGCCCGGGTACGTGCCCAGCTCGGCCCGGCGGACGCGCGGTACCGGGCCGGGCTGGCGGCGGCGGCGCGCGCCGGGAACGCCGTCGCCTACCAGCGGCGGGCTCTGGAATGGGTGCTGTGGCAGATCGCCGACACCGCGTCCGGCGCACCGCGTGCCGCCCGCGAACTCGCACGACTGGCCGCGACCCTGCGTGACCGGCCGATCCGCGATGCCGTGTACGGGCTCGCCGTGGGTGATCACGCCGAGGCCGCCGAGCGGCTGTGGGCGCAGCTGGTCAGGGCGGCATCCGGTACCGACCGGGCCGAAGCGGCCGCCCTGCTCGGTTTCAGCGCCTACCTGCGCGGCGACGGGCCGTTCGCCGGCGTCGCTATCGCCGCCGCCGTGGAGGCCGACGCCGAGCACGCGATGGCGGTGCTGCTGGAGACCTCGCTACAGACCGGACTGCGGCCGGAACGGTTGCGCAGACTCGCGCTGTGTGGTCACCAGATCGCCGCCGACCTCGGGGTCGACATCGGCCCGATCACCCTGTGA
- the galE gene encoding UDP-glucose 4-epimerase GalE: MKLLVTGGAGYVGGGCAAVLLEEGHEVVVVDDLSTGNADGVPAGARFVEGDIAVAAPDLLRAESFDGVLHFAAQSLVGESVEKPEKYWHGNVVKTLTLLEAIRETATPRLVFSSTAAVYGEPEQVPITEASPTRPTNPYGASKLAIDHAITSYAAAHDLAATSLRYFNVAGAYAGLGENRVVETHLIPLVLQVALGHRKAISVYGTDWPTPDGTCVRDYIHIRDLAQAHLLALSSSQPGTHRICNLGSGTGFSVREVISACERVTGLPIETIDAPRRAGDPAVLIASSDRAVAELGWRPEHNDLDEIVSDAWDFLRSLGTKAHSAR, translated from the coding sequence GTGAAACTCCTTGTCACCGGCGGCGCCGGCTACGTGGGTGGCGGCTGCGCCGCCGTGCTGCTCGAAGAGGGCCACGAGGTGGTCGTGGTCGATGACCTCTCGACCGGTAACGCCGACGGTGTGCCTGCCGGTGCCCGATTCGTCGAGGGCGACATCGCTGTCGCCGCTCCCGATCTGCTGCGCGCCGAATCCTTCGACGGTGTACTGCATTTCGCGGCGCAGTCGCTGGTCGGCGAGTCGGTGGAGAAGCCGGAGAAGTACTGGCACGGCAACGTCGTGAAGACGCTGACGCTGCTCGAGGCGATCCGTGAGACCGCCACCCCCCGGCTGGTGTTCTCCTCCACCGCCGCGGTGTACGGCGAGCCCGAGCAGGTCCCGATCACCGAGGCCTCGCCCACCCGACCCACCAATCCCTACGGCGCGAGCAAGCTGGCCATCGATCACGCCATCACCTCCTACGCGGCGGCACACGATCTGGCCGCGACCAGCCTGCGCTATTTCAACGTGGCGGGCGCTTATGCCGGGCTCGGCGAGAACCGGGTCGTGGAAACGCATCTGATTCCCCTCGTGTTGCAGGTGGCACTGGGTCACCGCAAGGCCATTTCGGTGTACGGCACCGACTGGCCGACGCCGGACGGCACGTGCGTGCGCGACTACATCCACATCCGCGACCTGGCGCAGGCGCATCTGCTCGCGCTGTCGTCGTCGCAGCCGGGCACGCACCGGATCTGCAACCTGGGTTCGGGCACGGGTTTCTCGGTGCGCGAAGTGATCTCGGCGTGCGAGCGGGTCACCGGTCTGCCGATCGAGACGATCGACGCGCCGCGCCGCGCGGGTGATCCGGCCGTATTGATCGCCTCCAGTGATCGCGCGGTGGCCGAGCTGGGCTGGCGGCCCGAGCACAACGATCTCGACGAGATCGTCTCCGACGCCTGGGATTTCCTGCGTTCCCTCGGCACGAAGGCCCACAGCGCTCGCTGA